cgTTTTATTAAATGGTGGAAATTTGGTTATTAATTAGTTAGGTTATATTATTCAAGGTTAATTTTTGTTATGTCAAATTTTGCTGGAATTGAAATGTTTAAAGTGTGTTATTGATTtggttatttaatttattatgggttacttatttgttatttattgaatgGGTAATTTACCTATTTATGACTTATTTAACGGCTGCTTGGCAGCCAAAGTCCAAATTCGTGTATGTGTACTTAATGGTTGGGGAATGGTTGATAAGCAGGGTTGGGGGTTCATGGAAGAAAAAGGTTTGTTGGGAAAGATCAAGGTTGGGATAGatggtccgagctaccctggtcatgtattattattgtgcttttgttttgtcaatgtgtttgtgtttatatCTCTGATGCTACAATGCTACTAAACATTAATGTTTCAAGACACAACAAGAAATTAATTGAAGTAGTAATTATACAGTATGAAATATGCTTGTcgtaaagtggaaataaagtttcacttttaagtttgtgtgatcaggcaggtcatttttgcataaagggacaggcaatgtccattctgcaataatgcgacttacctgtctgatcgctttGGGTTTTTGGTATAAACTAAGCTGTGCATGTACAATGCCAGCTTTAGTTTCCAGGAAAACCCAGCATTCtaggcttcccttgcatgtgccagaaTGATGTATAGTTCTATCATCCAAGCATGACCAATTAAAATGGCTAAAGATTATCCAGATGTGGAAGAATAGTAGGAAAATGGAGATACCCCGTACTGGAACATGGGCAAGTAAGTTGGCTGGGTTTAGTTAAGGTATAAAGAAACTTAAGATACATAGCTATGTTGTTACATTCAGAGAACTTGCCTTCTGGACAGGTGCACTTGGCTAAGCAGGGTCCATCACAAAAATATTGTCTTCCTGGATTAGAGCAGCTGGCTGTACAAGGTGGGCTACATTCTTTGTAGATTAGGTTATCAGGACATTTCTTGTCtggaaaaagataaatatatacctgtgtgtgtgtgtatatagatacTTATAATTGTAGTGTACATTATTTTGAAAGTAATCGTGTAACGTACAATTAGAGATTacctttataaactttaaaacataaaatgcatttagtCTTCAGCAGTGGGTAACATTATTGTCCATTAAAGAAGCTAATCAAAATTTCTATTAAAGCCAGTGAGATTGTATTTGTGGATACACCgtttattattagaaaaacatAGGACTATTTATGAAccagaataaaagaaaagcagcaatATGTGTTTCTGCACACATGATCAATATGTCTCTTAATTCATACTGTCCTACTGTTTTATTGTATGACATTTACTCTCTCTTGTGTCCAACTCAGATGTTTAACTAGTTTCATTGGCATTTTCTTACATATATTCTGCACTGAAAGTTAAAAGAGAATTATGGTCTATGGTCTTACAGTTTACTTTGTATGTTGTGAATGGATGACAGTGCTGTACTTCACTTGTATTAAGAATATAGTTAACACTTTAATGTAGGCTGTGCTTACTTGTGCTACAGTAGGAATGAAACATTTGAAGGGAGCATTACTGCTAGCATTATCACCGACTCCTAAGACTGTAGCTTGTTGTTTGACACCTGGACAAGCTTATTACTCGCCTCATCCACTGCTTTCTAGATCATCACAGCCCACACgagtgacaaatgttttttttaaaacaagattaGTGCTGCAGTGCCACACTATCACAGAAAGCagagttaagctatgtacacacttccaattattatcgtttgtaaacgaacgacgaacgatcctgcacaatatctgcgaacgatcgtatagcaccgatcctgtacatacagataacgacacgatcgttcaaagatattgtacacacgtatatatacgcNNNNNNNNNNNNNNNNNNNNNNNNNNNNNNNNNNNNNNNNNNNNNNNNNNNNNNNNNNNNNNNNNNNNNNNNNNNNNNNNNNNNNNNNNNNNNNNNNNNNNNNNNNNNNNNNNNNNNNNNNNNNNNNNNNNNNNNNNNNNNNNNNNNNNNNNNNNNNNNNNNNNNNNNNNNNNNNNNNNNNNNNNNNNNNNNNNNNNNNNNNNNNNNNNNNNNNNNNNNNNNNNNNNNNNNNNNNNNNNNNNNNNNNNNNNNNNNNNNNNNNNNNNNNNNNNNNNNNNNNNNNNtcgttcgtcgttcatttccaacgataaaaattggacgtgtgtacgcagctttaggtgaCCTTTACTTGCAGGTTAGTTCACAATGCTGTCACTTTAGGTCAGGTTCTAACATTTAagcttgtgaatcagcagtgacaatgccgATAGACATTTTCCCTTCAATATGATATCATTTCATTCTAGTGAAAGCATGAAACAGCATACAGGAGGGTggcacaggaagctgcattactGGCAGGATAAACAGATATTTTGGGACTTTACTGAGAGAGGAAAACAACATTGTAAGGGCAAATGCACCTAAAATTAGGGGGTTACTGTACTTTTACAGGAAAGCAGGTTTCCTAACCTACCCATACACCTAAAAAAAGGCACTTGTAAAATGGCACTCCCTTTTTGGGATATGCTTTTAGATAGAATTGCATGGTATGCTTCATCTCTGGCTCCTGTCTTCATATGTATATACTGGGTTGACACCCAATTGCTAGCTAAAAAGTAGTTATATAAAGAACAACATGAGTCCTGTGTCCACTTATAAACCATGATATGGGCTGTAGCAAGCTGCTTAAATGTTTGCAGGAATGGAGCCAGGGATGCAGGGAGCTGCAGTAGTTATATATGCGTTATAGTTCAGTCCAGATAGGGAGTGCCATTTACGTTAAATATTGTAAGTGTAAGCTTGTAAATAAGCTAAATATTCAAAAGGAGAGCCTTAAAAACAgtgaacattttttccattgactGCTGTTTGGCTGGTGGGCCCCCCGCCTCTAACACCACCAGTCAATGATGTTAATAAATACAACTTCGAGCTACAGCGTTTCCATTAGATAGTGGTGGGTTGGTGGTCCCACCTGCCAATAGGAATGCTGACAACTTTTTAATTAACAACTTCTCTTCCTGGTATTTACAAACTTGTAACTTGATACATATCAGGCAGTGTTCCACCCTAAGAGCCTGTGTTGTACATAATGGGCAGCAGAGATCTGCGTTTTACAAGGTCTCGCATGTGCTTTAATTTAGATCGAATTCAGGTATTCTGAATACAAACTTTTCCATCAGTTGTGTCAAACAGATCCCAAATCCAACCCATGCAAATTCAAGTAAACACTAATCTATAGAAATGCACAAATAATACTCACAGCAAAAAGTAGGGCTTCTCCAATCTGGTGGTTTTCCACCAACTAGTGCACATTGACGGGAATACTCAGCCATTGTGCTACATAGACAGAATGAACTCATTTTTTCACTGCCTTTGCACAAGCACATATCCATCATGTAGGCATCAACAAAAGGATCTGGTTTCACAAGTTTGTTGCAGTTCCTCCATTTGatatttaaaagatgtttgagacAATCAGCTCTCTAGAAATGAACATTAAgacacaaattaaatttttttagacTGTGGTAAACACTAAGTAGCCTGTAGTACAGTGTATTTAACTAttatgaaaaatcttttttattcttctcccTATCTGCAAGTGTTTACATCAAAGCAAGCTACCAGCCTTACCTGTTCTCATTTAAATACTCTGTCACCAGGCACACGCTATATGAATTATTTGGCATTTACACATACATCATTTTTgatttatacaataatataatatattacggCCCCAAAGCCCTGTATCTTTCTTTCAATTTTCATGTTATTTCTAACTACAGGGGTGTCCACCCTACACGTTTTTGCAAGAATCAGATAAGAGGGCTAACCTGCGTTCTTTTTCCTTATGATAGCCACATTTCCTGTCTACTTGCACTCAATACCTTGAAAGCTCTGTAATTTTATTAGTACTTTAGAAGACAATGGCATTGATTTACTCGGCCTGCTTTATGAAAGCTCCCTAACACTggagactatcatggatgaacatgggtgatccagcaacaggaacagaaaaccatttgttattatttggaaaatgttttaaatcctggtccAAAcccattcaggtttgctggatcacgcggcttcacccatgatagtctatcttcagccCCACTTTATAGATCGATGTGTAGTTGGTTTACTTTGTTTAGGGACCCTTTGTGGGAAGAATTGTCTCCGGTCTAAATATTTCTTTGTTCTAACAGATGTAGTCAGTCAGAAACTTGACGTATTTCTACTTTTGGGGAACCTCCTTATCTGGTAATTGGTTGCTTGTTTCTGTTGCTGGGAAGATTTCTCAATAAATAGTTGAAGGAAGAATGAAACCCAGGTGGAGGATGTTTGTCCACTCCATCCAATCACTGTGTATGTTTGGTAGGGTAGGCTAAGaaagatatataaagataaatattctgAGATTACCACAGTGGGGGGAGTCCAGCCATGGACAAGTAAGAAGGCAGAACCTGACCTAGTGGCCTGACCTAGCCCAGCCAAGGATTTGGGACCAGAATGCCGTAGGGTCCAGGTCTTTCAGCATGAGTGGTGAAGAATCACCCTACTACAGAGGACAGGATCCTGTAAACTAATTAATATTCTGCTGGGGCTGCTCTGTCAATAACTAGTGAAGCTGGGCATGTCCAAGGCCAACTTTTCATAGAGATTgccttacattttttgcatacaaTGCAAGTCTTTGAGGAAAAGGATCTTTGGGGATCTTATTTGAGATATTTACCCCTTCACATTGTGGAATGACAGTGTGATGGGATGTGCTGCACCATCTGCAAAATGGGGTAAATGCAGAAGGATACGACtccttgtaatgttttatttttgtccccattgggaagattcaccTCCCTCTATTTCCACTGGTAACTGGTACTGGTAACCATTTTCATTGTCGTCTGGGAAGAAAGTGGGGTAAGGATCCAGCATTTAGAGGTATTCCCAGAACACAAGATAaggcaacatttttaaatgggGACATTTGTTTCAGGAAAATTCTCTCTGCGAAAGAAAATTTGCCACCACTTTCAGAGATTTTGCCTTGAAGGTTTTTTAACAGGGCAAATATATACTAAtagtaaactataaaaaatagcTATTTAAAGATTAAATACCAAAACCAGCTTTAGTTGCATTGGTAACATTTAGTCCAGAGATTTCCCTATATTACCTCAGTCTGATGGCCACACATTCAACCAGGTTCTTCTGAACCCAGGTCATCCTAAAGTCACCCAAGTAGATGAAGACTGGGTAATAAAAGGAGAAGTAGCACAGTAATAAGCTCAATCTACTCTCTCATTatatcaaaatgctttttgttAGGACACAAACTGGTTGGCTGTTTGCGCTACTTCTTCCCCCCACAATCCACCTTTGCTGTACAAGGACTGTAAGAGGCCAATAACTGGTCAaattcacattttacttttacatttaccaatatgaaagaaaaatattgatatattgttgatatatatatatatatagagagagagagagagagagagaaagagaaagagagagagagagagagagagagagaaagctaCCTACTGTGTTTCTCTAATAGTCTCCTAGAATTCAACTTAAATGCTAACattcacaattttaaataatacaaggAAATATCAAATTAAAGTTATCAGCATTTCACACttacataaatataacatttttgtgaaaactcTTCTTTAACATTTTCACAGATTTCTTTGGGTTTTTGCACTTTGTTAAGGTCACCAAACACTAAAGGATCTAAtgtaattcctaaaaaaaaaatgtataaaccttcagTAACTTTAATACAGATATCAAAAAAAGTCTGGTGTCTATAAATCATAGTAAACTTTTGCAAACATAGCTTTTTACTGAAattccaaagctttttttttgacagttaaaGCTCTgattataaaacagagaatttgACTTTCCCTCAAAGATTGCCTaaagggaatcttccaggtcagtgtgtttcaatggtaacaactgattcccatcagggaattttttgaggaaatgtcagattcccaagttgtacccaaaatgtacatattttcacATATAATTTAATTGGAAAACTATAATTATTGAATTGTACATTGTACTAATAGAATccattgtgaaaaatgtgtaaatgttgggtAAATCATTTAGGTTGCCACTTTATTATCTATGTAGGACAACAAAAGTAAGTATATCAACATAATGGCAAATCCCAGAAAGACAGAACCATTTATATTTCAGATGAAGGGCAATAGATATGTGCACAGCAAAAGTGCTATAAAACGAGCTTTCACTAACTAACCTATCTAGTTGGTTGTGATGGGAAGTAATTTATTCTTAAAGATCCTCAAAAAATACTTTATCAGTCAGTTGTAGtcaaatttaacttaaaaagttAACCTAGAAACACCAGCTAGAAGTTTACAGAAGTGTACATGAACCCtagcattgatttttttaacgTTTGgcctgttaaatatatatttgaaaacatgTTGTTATACTTGGAGAAGATGTGCAAAAAAGTTGAATCTGCCAGAAATTCAGGTaagcaatcagttttttttttatagtaggctaaaaacagttttaaaggaATCACAATCAGTGCTATTAGTCCTTCTCCCCTGATGGATACCTGCTGTCCTAATACCAGGTAGGTTCtgtttatgtatatagtttatatagaGGTAGTTATGCTCCCCCACTGCACACTTTTTTATATGATTCAGTATGTTTCTTTCTGCCTTTAATGATGTCATCTTTTAGAGCTGAAAGGAAGTAGGGGGTCTTTGTAATAGCAGACACACTTGTACTCCTGCTGTTGCATTAATTTAGATCTCTGATCTATTCATGCATCCTTGGTATGTTAAACTTGTATTTAACAATCTTGTTATAGTGGgatgtgtattttattgaatcatgtgttaaatactttaaaactgtatgtacaggttgacattcaaaaatccgacaACCTCCGGGCCTGAGGTGTGCCGGATTCTTGAAAAttcctgagtttttttttttataattacctccacacacaggaagtcttcctctcgcagcactgcaaacatctggcacagttctagggggcaggcagcagggacgtcccaACCTGTATTTCGTTTAGCAAggaagacctaacagctgtttctgcagaacagcaccagcaaaacattagtggccacacagtgtactacagtccctgtattggacatgtgatctgaaattcatgccgggaaactgaatcTGAACTTTCagttgtcaacctgtatatacattttattgtttgctgtATTCATGTATGTATGCTTatccaatatattacatttattttttacttttggtaaTTTTTTCCAGTTCTACCTTCTCATCTCATGTgcattaaaaaagtttctggaaCTTACATAGCATGGTGATTAGAAAAGGTGTTAACTGTCTGTCATGATTTTAGACTATGAggagaacagaacagaacagcTGTAGTTAGGGGGAAGAAGAAAGAGGGACGTGCTTTATAGTCCTAACACTATAAGATGACTTTACTGCTTTTTAGAGCACAGTACAGGCGGTTAATAATATCACTTTAAGAAAGAAAGTGTGTTACTAGCCTCCAAAGAATAAGGATGCTACAAACATGCTTAGAGGGTGTTCAAAAGCAATTCAATAGGATATTTATGTCTAATGACAATTGTTGCTGAACTAGACAAACACCCGTTTTTTACTGCTGTATGTATATCAGAAAAATGaacaatattacacaatattaggaaaattaacaaaaatatatttagtagatCTAAATACATGCCAATGACCACATTTTATCCAGTTAAACATTCTGTATAGAATgtagtacagaaaaataattgctGGTTTGTCCCTGCTTACCTTTTGGCTCTGAATTCCTAAGCACATGATGTCAACCTTGCTACTTATCTCTGatgcattacaaaaaatacagaccTTCCTTTGTTCACCTCCCTCCTTATCTTCATAGCTCCTCTTTATACACAGGCAGAAAGCACACAAAGTTATCAGCTTACAAggtattgctttaaaaattaacAGATACCTATACTTATTAAATAGATCACAACTAAGCAcgttcaactgtgtatttagcaggGATCAATAGGATCAAATGCTTGATTAAAGCTAAATGTCTTCCTCTGATGTCATGTTATTTTGTGACATTGAATTGTTTGTCAGTACATTTAGTTTGGTTAATTTAGTTTCAAGTGATTCCTGCAAGATACTAATTGCAAATAAATTTCtgttaatataaaagtaatatttttactCATccttaataaacagcatttattttgtGTGAAATCTTAATGCCAGAATAATCTTTGGATCTAGAAACTTAAGCAGCTGTAGTCATATTGCATTTGGTTTATGTAAAAGATTGTCCTCATACTGCTGTTTTCTGATTAGCTTTGCTGTTGGACATTGCACATTATGGAACTTGCCAAATGCAATATTGTTGTGACATCATTCCCACTGACATCCTTACCCATCTTTCTAATTAGCTGGCtgagaatgatgtaactcccatatatctgcatgaaaaaaaatcatcagggcACAAGACATGCTAAGGGTATATACTGAGCTGTGAGTGTTTGGGTTAATGTGCAAACAGAAGAACTTAGCTGGCCATTATAAAATgaccttttattgcagaagcctCCCATGTGCTAGCCATTTTTATACagactttacttttactttaatgCCTTACCATGGGATCTTGACTTAGGGTATTcatggcaaaatttttttttacatatgttcatTTTGAAATACCCAAGTTTGTGAGAAATCTACTTTCACAATCATGaggttttttatacatatataggtgTAGTATCAAAACAGCTTAACTGCTCCACCATCTGCAGTGGCAGCTTTCAAACTGGCAATGAGGGCAGGCTTGACTGTGGGTCTTGTCAGGTCACTAGGTCACCATGAATGTGTGTCAAGCTTGAAACTTTACTGGTCCCAAGATAGCCAAGATGATCACAGACCAGGGACACTTGGACATGTTTTGCCCACTAGGGGATtggaacaaaaaagtttttagttggCATGAATTTACAGAGTGTAACCTGCCATTTTCTCTTGCATCTTTTTTTAGTATAGTTACATTTTATCAATATAGTTGCATCATATCATGATACTATTCTGGCACTTACCATCACGCATGCGATCATCATTAGGTTTACTATTATAATTTCCACACAGACCGCATGTTTCTCCCATGTACTTTTTGTTCAGGATAAGCTGTAACACAAAATAGATAATAAGAGAATCTACTTCATTAAGCAAGGTTGTACTTGCAGAACTGGATGGCTGGGTTTTGGTTCACTTACCTTGTTTAGGGTAAATTTTCCTTGTTTAGTATAATACTGCATTTGTAATTCACTATATTTGGAATTATTTTCAGAATTAAATcataagaaaacatttgtaaattgttttattttcgcTTTACTCTGTCTTTTTAAACTTACTCGCTCACACTGTAGGCAGGTTTAACACTGTTATAtttaacaaaaagctttttaacAAGGCTTTCTCTGCATCCATCAAATTCAGAATTGGTCCACTTTATCGAGCACCAATTGCTCCACGCTGGTGGCAGGCTTTTTAGGCCATTTGTGGGTGGACATGGCATGGCAATCAAGGATGCACAAGATAGCACCTGGATGTCATGCTCAGAAAATTCTGGCCAAATATCCAATTTTTTGGCCCAGTAATCTGTGGGGTTGAGAGTTAAGTAATCCAGCCCTTTTAGGCATATCAGATATAATGATACTATGGTCTTTTCGATAATCCCACCATCAACCTGCCTGTGTGAAAATTGTTGGACAACTTGTCCAACAGTTTGTAGTTAGGCCTACTTAGTCTggtgctgcttctgctgctggtactgctgcttcCGAATCTGAATTGGCTGCCTGAGACAAAAGGAGGGCTGGGAGTCAAAGCAGTGGGGAACAAAGGGAAGTATAAAAACAAAGATGCTCACAAGTATGCACCTTAAAGAAAAAGGCTGTTCTGAGGTCTCTGGGGCCCAATGTCTGTTTATAATATTGCAGTTTTCCTCCCTTTCAGAAAGCCTGTGAATTTGTTGTGATAGTGGAgttcaaaaaatatgaaaataggtTATCCAAAGAttcaataaataatgtaaagctTTTAGGTCTGAAAGAACccctgaatatttaaaaatacaaaccagcaatgtgagaggaaGAGTATAGCAGCTGTTCtaataccagaaaaaaagaggtggagaaaaaaaagttacactgttttgtattttggaaTATAGTACCCCTTTTGCATGTACCTTCAGTCCTCGGTAACAATAAATGGGTAACATGGTTTCTAATACATTGTAGGCATCCTATTTTGTTTAGCATCACTTATGTTATAAAGGGCCCAAGAAGTTGCAGGTCAGTGTAGAGTTCAGACTTTAATGCGTGCATGCTTGTTGCTGCAGGTCAGTGACTTTCAGGATAGAAAATCTAGTATCAGAATGGCAGTCTCATAGCCTGCACCTTTCAAAATCTAGTAGCAGAGACACTTTCCATATTTCTtcagtcaatgttttttttaaaaacccctCTCTGGGAAATGTATTTGGTTTTACAGGAAATATGAAAATACTAAATATGTACATTAAATGGCAGCTCTAGACATTTGAATGTATTTGCATGTTCCTGTATTCACAGATCTCACTCTAAAACAGTTCAGTTAGTTTGATGCTTGtcatgcattttataaatgaaaccatTTGGCTAGTGCTTATTTTCACACACAGTCTTTCAgtttacaatacattttctacTATATAATTTACTTACTTCAATGCTGTTATCTGGTTCCCATGATATTTCTAACATTAACTTACTCCTAATCTTCAGAATATCATCAATTTTTTCTATTAGCATATCATTTTCTGTGTATGGCAGTTGTAAGCTATAAAATTAAAGAACAGaccacagataaaacaaatattagggCTGAATGAATTTGTTATAGGCTATATTAGTTTTTtacagatacatacatacataagtatttcctttttgttctttttattagtatttaaaaaatttgtaacTATAAAAGTATGTAAGTAAAATGGTCAAGATAATTACAGTGTatcaatacccagttattttttattttggataatatGTGGAAAGGTTATCACTACCATCAGATTTTATT
The genomic region above belongs to Pyxicephalus adspersus chromosome 9, UCB_Pads_2.0, whole genome shotgun sequence and contains:
- the LOC140337723 gene encoding mucin-6-like yields the protein MQYYTKQGKFTLNKLILNKKYMGETCGLCGNYNSKPNDDRMRDGITLDPLVFGDLNKVQKPKEICENVKEEFSQKCYIYRADCLKHLLNIKWRNCNKLVKPDPFVDAYMMDMCLCKGSEKMSSFCLCSTMAEYSRQCALVGGKPPDWRSPTFCYKKCPDNLIYKECSPPCTASCSNPGRQYFCDGPCLAKCTCPEGKFSECNNIAMYLKFLYTLTKPSQLTCPCSSTGYLHFPTILPHLDNL